The Streptomyces seoulensis genome contains a region encoding:
- a CDS encoding SpoIIE family protein phosphatase yields the protein MAAIPVQRAGGAGADDAPAPLGTRTLAEGGATLPGSPAAPGTARALVRAAFADWSGRGLTAPDGAARLGDDATAVVSELVTNAVVHAGTGVEVGWRLEESGAFVVEVHDHHPARAPRDPADDTPYETPEHGRGLRLVATLAESWGVTYRTGRKTVWARLPPGGAEEPDGPAPAPALVAAEALAPQPQRAAGDRDWLGRGALSFLAEASDLLAGQLDENLVAALTGQLIVPRLADWCAVWLEDEATVRGGGEGPARVWHASESRIEELQRALEKEPPRSAHGLRSGPETYPWPGTALGPEGAHGTALAYRLIAGGRPLGTLLIGRCGLLGFPDEVTGLVEDLGRRVALAIGAARQYARQATISAILQRGLLPGAVAEIPGMTSALVYEPRDQGGPSGDFYDLFPAGHGRWCFAVGDVQGKGPEAAVVIGLARPWLRLLAREGYGVADVLDRLNQLLLDDATEAADAAARALIAAGGGPFAPGDGPQTRFLSLLYGELTPVEGGVRCTLASAGHPLPLVLRPDGQVCTAARPQTLLGVVEDETYTSETIELRPGDSLLCVTDGVTERRSGTDQFDDGDGLARALSGCAGLSAEDIADRIRDLVHGFGADEPEDDLALLVLQAQ from the coding sequence ATGGCGGCCATACCCGTGCAACGGGCGGGCGGCGCCGGAGCGGACGACGCACCGGCGCCCCTCGGCACGCGCACCCTCGCCGAGGGCGGCGCCACCCTCCCCGGCAGCCCCGCCGCGCCCGGCACGGCCCGCGCCCTGGTGCGCGCCGCCTTCGCCGACTGGTCCGGCCGCGGCCTCACCGCCCCGGACGGCGCCGCCCGGCTCGGCGACGACGCCACCGCCGTCGTCAGCGAACTCGTCACCAACGCCGTCGTCCACGCCGGAACCGGGGTCGAGGTCGGCTGGCGGCTGGAGGAGAGCGGCGCGTTCGTCGTGGAGGTCCACGACCACCACCCCGCCCGCGCCCCGCGCGACCCGGCCGACGACACCCCGTACGAGACCCCCGAGCACGGGCGTGGACTGCGGCTGGTCGCCACCCTCGCCGAGTCCTGGGGCGTCACCTACCGCACCGGCCGCAAGACCGTCTGGGCCCGGCTGCCGCCCGGCGGCGCCGAGGAACCCGACGGCCCCGCGCCCGCTCCCGCCCTCGTGGCCGCCGAGGCCCTCGCCCCGCAGCCGCAGCGCGCCGCCGGCGACCGGGACTGGCTCGGCCGGGGTGCGCTGTCCTTCCTCGCCGAAGCCTCCGACCTCCTGGCCGGACAGCTCGACGAGAACCTGGTCGCCGCCCTCACCGGCCAGCTCATCGTGCCCCGGCTCGCGGACTGGTGCGCCGTCTGGCTGGAGGACGAGGCGACCGTACGCGGAGGCGGCGAAGGGCCCGCCCGCGTCTGGCACGCCAGCGAGAGCCGCATCGAGGAGCTCCAGCGGGCCCTGGAGAAGGAGCCGCCGCGCTCCGCCCACGGCCTGCGCTCCGGCCCCGAGACCTACCCCTGGCCCGGCACCGCGCTCGGCCCCGAGGGCGCCCACGGCACCGCGCTGGCCTACCGGCTGATCGCCGGGGGCCGCCCGCTGGGCACCCTCCTCATCGGCCGCTGCGGACTGCTCGGCTTCCCCGACGAGGTCACCGGCCTGGTCGAGGACCTCGGCCGCCGGGTCGCCCTCGCCATCGGCGCCGCCCGCCAGTACGCCCGCCAGGCCACCATCAGCGCCATCCTGCAGCGCGGACTGCTGCCCGGCGCGGTCGCCGAGATCCCCGGCATGACCAGCGCCCTCGTCTACGAACCCCGCGACCAGGGCGGCCCCAGCGGCGACTTCTACGACCTGTTCCCGGCCGGGCACGGCCGCTGGTGCTTCGCCGTCGGCGACGTCCAGGGCAAGGGGCCCGAGGCCGCCGTGGTCATCGGGCTCGCCCGGCCCTGGCTGCGACTGCTCGCCCGCGAGGGGTACGGCGTCGCGGACGTCCTCGACCGCCTCAACCAGCTCCTCCTCGACGACGCCACCGAGGCCGCCGACGCCGCCGCCCGCGCCCTGATCGCCGCCGGAGGCGGCCCCTTCGCCCCCGGAGACGGCCCGCAGACCCGCTTCCTGTCGCTGCTCTACGGCGAGCTGACCCCCGTCGAGGGCGGTGTCCGCTGCACCCTCGCCTCCGCCGGGCACCCGCTGCCGCTGGTGCTGCGCCCCGACGGCCAGGTGTGCACCGCCGCCCGCCCGCAGACCCTGCTCGGCGTCGTCGAGGACGAGACCTACACCAGCGAGACCATCGAGCTGCGCCCCGGCGACAGCCTGCTGTGCGTCACCGACGGGGTGACCGAGCGCCGGTCTGGCACCGACCAGTTCGACGACGGCGACGGGCTCGCCCGGGCCCTGTCCGGCTGCGCGGGCCTGAGCGCCGAGGACATCGCGGACCGCATCCGCGACCTGGTCCACGGCTTCGGCGCGGACGAGCCCGAGGACGATCTCGCCCTGCTGGTGCTCCAGGCGCAGTGA